The Choloepus didactylus isolate mChoDid1 chromosome 13, mChoDid1.pri, whole genome shotgun sequence genome contains a region encoding:
- the SPZ1 gene encoding spermatogenic leucine zipper protein 1 has product MASFDNSAKMEVSTSSKILLSAPDQEACDPNMIISVLEIGSLPVFFWGSVLSKNNSSHKVSEQTVEKFENVFKEIEGILKNMTGFEEKTTEVEESFEETNSPEDVSEPKEKIRGHSKLSKMLLKTLPVSLDPKKYQNVKEQEKILENQNSKNMAQVFAGDSVNHLEGKRILNEMQLSKENEKDRLLHVQEENAKFWKNMERLLQEAEHWSEQHTELSELIKLYHKSQNDLRETFKNNGVQAQWNNKVWAKHELEEQMRKLKHDTDSLSLVAVLLENECQILQQRVKILNELHYLNERTLQENPTQVNYEQGREEQKPSEAKKVETNQQKMQETENTLQNRAKFCRSLDSCHDKKAHNNRLNIRLSEAALAGRRRSIS; this is encoded by the coding sequence ATGGCCAGCTTTGACAACTCAGCTAAGATGGAAGTGTCCACCTCTTCTAAAATCCTTCTCTCTGCTCCTGATCAAGAGGCTTGTGACCCAAACATGATCATTTCGGTACTTGAAATTGGATCACTTCCCGTTTTCTTTTGGGGTTCTGTCCTTTCCAAAAATAATAGTAGCCATAAAGTCTCTGAACAGACTGTAGAGaagtttgaaaatgtctttaaagaaattgaaGGTATTCTTAAAAATATGACAGGGTTTGAAGAGAAGACCACAGAAGTAGAAGAATCTTTTGAGGAAACCAATAGTCCCGAGGATGTATCAGAAcctaaagaaaaaatcagaggaCATAGCAAATTAAGTAAAATGCTATTGAAAACTCTTCCTGTCAGTTTAGACCCAAAGAAATATCAGAATGTGaaggaacaggagaaaatattggaaaaccaGAATTCCAAGAACATGGCACAAGTTTTTGCAGGGGACTCAGTAAATcatttggaaggaaaaagaatCCTGAACGAAATGCAACTAAGTAAAGAAAACGAAAAAGACAGACTCCTTCATGTTCAAGAAGAAAATGCCAAGTTTTGGAAAAACATGGAGCGGTTGCTACAGGAAGCAGAACACTGGAGTGAACAACATACCGAGCTTAGTGAACTAATAAAATTGTATCACAAATCTCAGAATGATCtaagagaaacttttaaaaataatggagtCCAAGCCCAGTGGAATAACAAAGTATGGGCTAAGCATGAGCTGGAagaacaaatgaggaaactgaaacatgaCACTGATTCATTGAGTTTGGTTGCAGTGTTACTAGAGAATGAGTGCCAAATCTTACAGCAGAGGGTAAAGATTCTTAATGAACTCCACTATCTGAATGAGAGAACTCTGCAAGAGAATCCAACACAGGTGAACTATGAACAGGGCAGGGAAGAACAGAAGCCATCAGAAGCAAAGAAAGTAGAAACTAATCAGCAGAAAATGCAAGAAACAGAGAATACACTTCAGAACAGAGCTAAATTCTGTAGAAGCCTGGATTCTTGTCATGATAAAAAAGCTCATAATAACCGGTTAAATATTCGTCTTTCAGAAGCAGCTCTTGCAGGAAGAAGGAG